From a single Planococcus shenhongbingii genomic region:
- the pgsA gene encoding CDP-diacylglycerol--glycerol-3-phosphate 3-phosphatidyltransferase — protein MNIPNRITISRILLIPIFMVIMLVDFGWGDMTLFGAEMPVRHFVGGLIFIIASLTDWVDGYYARKYNLVTTFGKFLDPLADKLLVSAALIILVELEFAASWIVIIIISREFAVTGLRLVLAGEGEVVAAGNLGKIKTTAQILAIAALLLHNTIFALVNIPFGEIMLYIALIFTVWSGWDYFYANRRGLLASK, from the coding sequence ATGAACATTCCAAACCGCATCACCATTTCCAGAATTTTATTGATTCCAATTTTTATGGTGATCATGCTAGTCGATTTTGGATGGGGAGACATGACGCTTTTCGGAGCGGAAATGCCGGTTAGACACTTTGTCGGAGGACTGATTTTTATTATTGCCTCACTGACAGACTGGGTCGACGGTTACTATGCCCGTAAATATAATCTAGTTACTACTTTTGGGAAATTTTTAGATCCACTTGCTGATAAATTGCTTGTTTCAGCAGCCTTGATTATTTTAGTGGAGCTTGAATTTGCCGCTTCATGGATTGTTATTATCATTATCAGCCGGGAATTCGCGGTTACAGGACTTCGTCTGGTATTGGCAGGAGAAGGGGAAGTGGTGGCAGCCGGTAATTTAGGCAAGATTAAAACAACTGCGCAGATTCTGGCCATTGCCGCGCTATTGCTCCATAATACGATTTTTGCTTTAGTTAATATTCCATTCGGGGAAATTATGCTTTATATAGCGCTTATTTTCACGGTTTGGTCTGGATGGGATTATTTCTATGCCAACCGCCGGGGATTACTCGCATCTAAATAA
- a CDS encoding ABC transporter permease produces MSIRATNILVPVISVILGLLVGAIIMLISGYNPVIGYAALWNGIFGDMYTIGETLRQITPYLLAGLAVAFAFRSGLFNIGVEGQLIVGWFAAAYVGVAVELPKIIHLPLAILAAAAAGALWGFVPGLLKAKFHVHEVIVTIMMNYIALHVTNALIKTVSGGGDRTESIFASASLRSEFFQNLTEFSRLHYGIIIALLMVGVMWFILEKTTLGFELKAVGFNQNASKYAGMNVNKNIILAMVISGAFAGLGGAMEALGTFEYVSSKAGFTGIGFDGIAVALLGMNTPLGVIFGATLFGSLKYGALNMPNAAGIPLEIVEIVIAVIIFFVASGYVIRLFLLRAAKKKEAK; encoded by the coding sequence ATGTCGATTAGAGCAACAAATATTCTGGTCCCCGTCATTTCAGTAATTCTCGGATTGCTTGTTGGGGCAATTATCATGCTCATTAGTGGATACAATCCGGTAATTGGTTATGCAGCCCTTTGGAATGGGATTTTTGGTGACATGTATACAATTGGGGAAACCTTGCGTCAAATTACGCCTTACCTATTAGCCGGTTTAGCAGTGGCATTTGCTTTTCGTTCCGGATTGTTCAATATCGGTGTAGAAGGGCAATTGATTGTAGGCTGGTTTGCAGCTGCCTATGTTGGAGTAGCTGTTGAATTGCCAAAAATCATTCATTTGCCTTTGGCAATTTTAGCTGCAGCTGCAGCTGGTGCGTTGTGGGGATTCGTACCTGGTTTATTGAAAGCGAAATTTCATGTGCACGAAGTTATCGTCACCATCATGATGAACTATATCGCCCTTCACGTGACAAATGCGCTGATTAAAACTGTTTCTGGCGGTGGAGACCGTACAGAATCGATCTTTGCCAGTGCATCGTTGCGCTCTGAATTTTTTCAGAACTTGACTGAATTTTCCCGCCTTCATTACGGTATCATTATTGCTTTATTAATGGTGGGAGTCATGTGGTTTATATTAGAGAAAACAACATTGGGCTTTGAATTGAAAGCGGTAGGATTTAACCAAAACGCTTCAAAGTATGCCGGCATGAATGTGAATAAAAACATCATTTTGGCTATGGTTATTTCGGGCGCTTTTGCCGGTCTTGGCGGAGCGATGGAAGCTCTTGGAACGTTTGAGTATGTGTCATCAAAAGCCGGGTTTACGGGAATCGGATTTGATGGTATTGCGGTTGCCTTGCTTGGGATGAATACGCCGCTTGGTGTTATTTTCGGTGCAACGCTATTTGGTTCTTTAAAATACGGTGCTTTGAATATGCCGAATGCTGCGGGCATCCCGCTTGAAATCGTTGAAATCGTTATTGCCGTTATTATTTTCTTTGTAGCATCAGGTTATGTAATCCGCTTATTCCTGCTGCGCGCAGCTAAGAAGAAGGAGGCGAAGTAA
- a CDS encoding helix-turn-helix domain-containing protein, producing the protein MSELGTRLKEARIAKGYSIEDLQEVTKIQKRYLAGIEEGNYSMMPGPFYARAFIKQYAEAVGLQSDELFEQYKSELPVPARDESGALIAPPTPSRRETFAKHSSNRTGEIMPKVIVALFIVVILAVVVFFYSNLDTNDPIEEGTENEGGVQYEEAAEEQTPAEPAKEPAKEPAKEEPAKEPVEKEPAKPKASLDVKGSKGETTTYAWTGPAKRELVIKASGGPSWVQAMGPNQKDLIPARTMAKNDAENIDVTGLSKISIRLGATPNVVLTLNGEPVKYTQDLLTQNIVIQFKDVE; encoded by the coding sequence TTGAGTGAATTAGGTACTCGTTTGAAAGAAGCGAGAATCGCAAAAGGTTATAGTATAGAGGATTTACAAGAGGTAACAAAAATTCAAAAACGGTACTTAGCCGGTATTGAAGAAGGCAATTACAGTATGATGCCAGGGCCGTTTTACGCGCGTGCTTTTATCAAGCAATACGCGGAAGCAGTAGGACTCCAGTCGGATGAATTGTTTGAACAATATAAATCAGAATTGCCGGTGCCAGCCAGAGACGAGTCGGGAGCATTGATTGCGCCGCCAACACCGTCACGCCGGGAAACTTTCGCTAAACATTCCTCTAATCGGACAGGTGAAATAATGCCGAAAGTGATTGTGGCTTTGTTTATCGTAGTCATTTTGGCTGTAGTGGTCTTCTTTTATTCAAACCTTGATACCAATGATCCGATTGAAGAAGGAACAGAAAATGAAGGCGGAGTACAGTATGAAGAAGCTGCTGAGGAACAAACTCCAGCTGAGCCGGCCAAAGAGCCCGCCAAAGAGCCCGCTAAAGAAGAACCAGCCAAAGAGCCTGTAGAAAAAGAGCCGGCAAAACCTAAGGCAAGCTTAGATGTTAAAGGAAGCAAAGGCGAAACAACAACCTATGCATGGACAGGTCCGGCTAAAAGAGAGCTTGTCATCAAAGCGAGCGGGGGACCGTCATGGGTTCAGGCAATGGGGCCCAACCAAAAAGATTTAATACCCGCACGCACAATGGCTAAAAATGATGCCGAAAACATCGATGTAACTGGCCTTTCAAAAATTTCTATACGGCTTGGGGCGACCCCGAATGTGGTATTGACACTTAACGGCGAACCGGTTAAATATACGCAAGATCTTCTTACTCAAAATATTGTTATTCAATTTAAAGACGTGGAATAG
- the ymfI gene encoding elongation factor P 5-aminopentanone reductase, protein MKRFAVILGASGEIGEAIAQQLAETGWSLYLHWNTNPVAELTGKLEAKYPYQEFIGIQADFSQPDGARKVAENVYDASCIVVASGHALLKMLIDTSEEEMDALWRVHVRNPVAAIKLISPYFHRHQKTYVVFITSIWGQTGAALETMYSSVKGAQTAFVKAYAKEMAASGTRVNAIAPGFIQTKMNNAFDNEELLAIAEEIPLGLGTCQDIANAVEFLVGGKADYMTGQTLHINGGWHM, encoded by the coding sequence GTGAAACGATTTGCAGTAATTTTGGGCGCTTCAGGAGAAATCGGAGAAGCGATAGCCCAGCAGCTGGCCGAAACCGGCTGGTCGCTTTATCTTCACTGGAATACCAATCCGGTTGCGGAGCTTACTGGAAAATTAGAAGCAAAATATCCATACCAGGAATTCATTGGCATCCAGGCTGATTTTAGCCAGCCGGACGGAGCCCGAAAAGTCGCCGAAAATGTCTATGATGCCTCCTGCATCGTAGTAGCAAGCGGCCATGCACTTTTGAAAATGCTGATAGATACATCTGAAGAGGAGATGGATGCGTTATGGCGTGTCCATGTCCGAAATCCTGTCGCCGCTATCAAATTGATTTCTCCATACTTCCACCGCCACCAGAAGACGTATGTTGTCTTTATCACATCAATCTGGGGGCAAACCGGAGCGGCGCTTGAGACGATGTATTCGTCAGTCAAAGGGGCACAAACAGCATTTGTGAAAGCTTATGCCAAGGAAATGGCGGCGTCAGGAACACGTGTTAATGCAATTGCTCCAGGCTTTATCCAAACGAAAATGAATAACGCTTTTGACAATGAAGAGCTTTTGGCTATTGCAGAAGAAATACCGCTGGGGCTGGGCACTTGCCAAGACATAGCAAATGCAGTCGAATTTCTGGTAGGCGGCAAAGCGGATTATATGACAGGTCAAACTCTTCATATCAATGGAGGATGGCATATGTAG
- a CDS encoding competence/damage-inducible protein A codes for MNAEIIAVGSELLLGQITNTNARFLSSHLAELGINVYYHTVVGDNAGRLEDVIKIAEERADLIIFTGGLGPTKDDLTKETIARHLGTTLEMDAYALESIEAFFERARRVMTENNKKQALVLKDSEVLVNNHGMAPGMLYKNDGRVYILLPGPPKEMEPMFQFEGKPKLARLLNQADVILSHVLRFYGIGEAELEDRLQDLLDRQTNPTIAPLASDGEVTLRITAKTATEEQAWELINKAKKEILDDVGEYLYGYDDDSLASKTIELLNEQSKTISAAESLTAGLFQSELAAVAGASAVLSGGVIAYNEEMKITQLGLSPELLKEYGVVSEETAIAMAEAVREKFSTDISVGLTGAAGPDAHGNQPAGTVWIGIATAEETKAYRLQLSGMRNTNRLRAVKLALSYIIRTLTEGNARKI; via the coding sequence ATGAATGCGGAAATTATTGCAGTGGGATCGGAACTTTTGCTTGGTCAAATCACAAACACGAATGCGCGTTTTTTATCCAGCCATTTGGCGGAACTTGGCATTAATGTGTACTACCACACTGTTGTCGGCGACAATGCCGGCCGCTTGGAGGATGTCATTAAAATTGCTGAAGAGCGCGCTGATTTAATCATCTTTACCGGTGGCCTTGGCCCGACAAAAGATGATTTGACAAAAGAAACCATAGCCCGCCATTTAGGGACAACACTTGAAATGGATGCATATGCCCTGGAATCCATTGAGGCATTTTTTGAGCGGGCTAGACGGGTAATGACGGAAAACAATAAGAAACAGGCGCTTGTTTTAAAAGACAGTGAAGTGCTGGTCAATAACCATGGGATGGCTCCGGGAATGCTGTATAAAAATGATGGCCGGGTGTATATTTTGCTGCCGGGACCGCCAAAAGAAATGGAACCGATGTTCCAGTTTGAAGGTAAACCGAAATTGGCTCGTTTATTGAATCAAGCGGATGTCATTTTATCTCATGTCTTGCGTTTTTACGGCATTGGGGAAGCGGAACTGGAAGACCGCCTGCAGGATTTGCTGGACCGGCAAACCAATCCGACTATTGCCCCGCTAGCATCTGACGGAGAAGTGACGCTTCGCATTACCGCGAAAACGGCCACAGAAGAGCAGGCTTGGGAATTGATCAACAAAGCGAAAAAAGAGATTTTAGATGATGTAGGGGAATATCTCTATGGTTATGATGACGATTCACTTGCTTCCAAAACGATTGAATTATTGAATGAGCAATCGAAAACAATTTCAGCTGCTGAAAGTTTAACAGCTGGACTTTTCCAATCAGAGCTGGCAGCAGTAGCTGGAGCGAGTGCGGTTCTTTCAGGCGGAGTGATTGCCTATAACGAAGAAATGAAAATTACTCAGCTTGGGTTGTCTCCTGAGCTGCTTAAAGAATACGGCGTAGTCAGTGAAGAAACTGCCATTGCGATGGCTGAAGCAGTCCGTGAGAAGTTCAGCACGGATATCAGTGTCGGCTTGACAGGGGCTGCAGGGCCGGATGCTCATGGCAATCAGCCGGCTGGAACCGTCTGGATCGGCATCGCGACAGCCGAGGAAACCAAAGCTTACCGGCTTCAATTATCGGGAATGCGCAATACGAACCGTCTGAGAGCGGTAAAATTGGCGCTTTCTTATATCATACGAACACTGACAGAAGGAAATGCACGCAAAATTTAA
- the recA gene encoding recombinase RecA → MSDRKAALDMALKSIEKQFGKGSVMKLGEKSDRNVSSVSSGSLALDTALGIGGYPRGRVIEIYGPESSGKTTVSLHAIAEVQAIGGTAAFIDAEHALDPMYAKALGVNIDELLLSQPDTGEQALEITEALVRSGAVDIVVVDSVAALVPKAEIEGEMGDSHMGLQARLMSQALRKLSGVINKSNTIVIFINQIREKIGVMFGNPETTPGGRALKFYSSVRLEVRRAEALKSGTDIIGNRTKIKVVKNKVAPPFRTAEVDIMYGKGISREGEIVDIGSEMEIIQKSGSWYSYNEERIGQGRENAKQFLISNPEIRHEISNKIRESFGMEAANYTIAAREEEPEEFNLLIDEE, encoded by the coding sequence TTGAGCGATCGTAAAGCGGCATTAGACATGGCGTTAAAGAGTATAGAAAAGCAATTCGGTAAAGGTTCGGTCATGAAATTAGGAGAAAAAAGCGACCGGAATGTATCATCAGTTTCCAGCGGTTCATTGGCGCTAGATACTGCTCTAGGAATAGGCGGATACCCGCGCGGACGGGTTATTGAAATATATGGACCTGAAAGTTCGGGTAAAACGACTGTTTCGCTTCACGCCATTGCGGAAGTGCAGGCTATAGGCGGAACAGCAGCATTTATCGATGCTGAGCACGCATTAGATCCGATGTACGCTAAAGCACTAGGTGTTAATATTGATGAGTTGCTCCTGTCTCAGCCGGATACAGGCGAGCAGGCACTTGAAATTACAGAAGCTTTAGTTCGAAGCGGCGCTGTTGATATTGTTGTAGTTGACTCAGTAGCAGCATTAGTGCCAAAAGCGGAAATTGAAGGCGAAATGGGCGACTCGCATATGGGTCTGCAAGCACGCTTAATGTCTCAGGCGCTTCGTAAACTATCAGGCGTCATCAATAAATCGAACACAATTGTGATTTTTATTAACCAAATCCGTGAAAAAATCGGCGTTATGTTCGGTAACCCGGAAACGACTCCAGGCGGCCGTGCATTGAAATTCTATTCGTCTGTCCGTTTGGAAGTAAGACGCGCTGAAGCATTGAAATCCGGCACGGATATCATCGGGAACAGAACGAAGATCAAAGTCGTCAAAAACAAAGTGGCTCCGCCGTTCCGTACAGCTGAAGTGGATATTATGTACGGAAAAGGGATTTCCCGTGAAGGTGAAATCGTTGATATCGGTTCAGAGATGGAGATTATCCAGAAAAGCGGTTCTTGGTATTCGTATAATGAGGAACGTATTGGACAAGGCCGTGAAAACGCCAAACAATTCCTGATTAGCAATCCAGAAATACGCCATGAAATTTCAAACAAAATCCGGGAATCATTTGGCATGGAAGCAGCAAACTATACGATTGCTGCACGTGAAGAAGAACCGGAAGAGTTTAATTTACTGATTGATGAGGAATAA
- the yfmH gene encoding EF-P 5-aminopentanol modification-associated protein YfmH, producing the protein MNKVHFDQLDETLYQEQLPNGLEVYILPKKGFSKTFATFTTKYGSIDNHFVPFGGQEPVKVPDGIAHFLEHKMFEKEDGDVFQQFSKQGASANAFTSFTRTAYLFSATDQITENVGTLLDFVQSPYFTEKTVEKEKGIIAQEITMYDDQPDWRLYFGMIENLYKNHPVKIDIAGTVDSIQEITAEHLYTCYNTFYHPSNMVLFVVGAVEPESMMDFIRTNQSQKTFEEPKEIKRIYPEEPIEAAIKERTLEMSVQKPKVFVGIKPEVLNLSGTPMLKHELASQLAFELLFGRTSDFYHRAYENGWIDESYSFDYSLENGFGYALIGSDTSEPEVLAKEIQHTLDAAIEKWPFGQADLDRVRRKKIGFFLRALNSPEYIANQFTRYTFNQMNLFDVVPFLEALEVPDLQAAFATASLDSQRSVFTIVPPKKETV; encoded by the coding sequence TTGAATAAAGTACATTTTGATCAATTGGATGAAACACTTTATCAGGAGCAATTGCCTAACGGGCTGGAAGTTTATATCTTACCGAAAAAAGGATTCTCGAAAACTTTTGCGACATTCACCACTAAATACGGTTCAATCGACAATCATTTTGTTCCATTTGGCGGGCAGGAACCAGTCAAAGTACCGGATGGCATTGCTCATTTCCTTGAGCATAAAATGTTTGAAAAAGAAGACGGCGATGTATTCCAGCAGTTTAGCAAACAAGGCGCTTCTGCGAATGCGTTCACTTCTTTTACACGGACGGCTTATTTATTCTCGGCAACCGATCAAATTACTGAAAATGTCGGAACTTTGTTGGATTTCGTTCAAAGTCCATATTTTACTGAAAAGACAGTCGAAAAAGAAAAAGGGATCATCGCACAGGAAATTACGATGTACGACGATCAGCCGGACTGGCGCCTGTACTTTGGCATGATCGAGAACCTGTATAAAAACCATCCGGTGAAAATCGATATTGCCGGAACAGTCGATTCAATCCAGGAAATCACGGCAGAGCATTTATATACTTGCTATAACACGTTCTATCATCCTTCGAATATGGTCTTGTTCGTCGTTGGAGCGGTTGAGCCGGAAAGCATGATGGATTTTATCAGAACAAACCAAAGCCAAAAAACGTTTGAAGAGCCGAAAGAAATCAAACGGATTTATCCGGAAGAGCCAATTGAAGCGGCAATCAAAGAACGGACATTGGAAATGAGTGTTCAAAAACCGAAAGTATTTGTAGGCATCAAACCCGAGGTTTTGAATTTATCCGGCACTCCGATGCTCAAACATGAATTGGCATCACAATTGGCTTTCGAATTATTATTCGGGCGTACTTCCGATTTTTATCACCGTGCTTATGAAAATGGCTGGATTGATGAATCGTATTCGTTTGATTACTCGCTGGAAAATGGCTTTGGTTATGCATTGATTGGATCCGATACGTCTGAACCTGAAGTTCTGGCCAAAGAAATCCAGCATACATTGGATGCAGCGATAGAAAAATGGCCATTTGGCCAGGCAGACCTGGACCGCGTGCGCCGGAAAAAGATCGGCTTTTTCTTAAGAGCCTTGAATTCGCCTGAGTATATTGCCAATCAGTTTACACGCTACACGTTCAACCAAATGAATCTTTTCGATGTGGTGCCTTTCCTTGAAGCTTTAGAAGTTCCTGATTTGCAAGCCGCTTTTGCTACGGCCAGTCTGGACAGCCAGCGTTCTGTCTTTACCATCGTGCCTCCTAAGAAGGAAACTGTGTGA
- the yfmF gene encoding EF-P 5-aminopentanol modification-associated protein YfmF, protein MFQTTSIAKGVNVHVNETTQFKTINFSLKFKDKLTKEKASARSILANVLQHSNEVYPSHTALRMVLDDLYGTSLYIDSSKRGNEHIVTLNVETVNDQYLSEEGVLEKVLNLMYIVLFKPNFENGLFKETIFNREKEAVKQRIESIFDEKTRYAQQRMMELTLPEHPASIQANGTLEEVERVTNEKLLEEYQAMIDDNEIEIYAVGDIQSETIAAYIKEFFHFKDREKSIDAPSVELVQPAQSRVVEYEDMKQGKLHMAFFTPITFYDEKFPVMQLMNGILGGYAHSKLFVNIREKESMAYYVSSSYASQFGLMFVLAGIDSKLEEKAVKLVLEQLEEVKKGNISDTELEQTKALLINQLREALDSARGQIDIYDQYMELTDSFEPDYLISKWKSITKEDIAQAAQQLSLEMTYFLSGKEDDSVE, encoded by the coding sequence ATGTTTCAAACAACTAGTATTGCAAAAGGCGTCAATGTGCATGTTAACGAAACGACGCAATTCAAAACGATAAATTTTTCGTTGAAATTTAAAGATAAATTAACAAAAGAAAAGGCGTCTGCCCGGTCGATTCTGGCGAATGTCCTGCAGCACAGCAATGAAGTGTACCCTTCTCATACTGCGCTTCGCATGGTGCTTGATGATTTATACGGCACGTCTCTGTACATAGATTCTTCTAAACGGGGCAATGAGCATATTGTGACATTGAATGTGGAAACGGTGAACGACCAGTATTTGTCTGAAGAAGGTGTACTCGAAAAAGTTCTGAACTTAATGTACATCGTATTGTTTAAACCGAATTTTGAAAATGGGCTGTTTAAAGAAACCATTTTTAACCGTGAAAAAGAAGCGGTCAAACAGCGCATCGAATCCATTTTTGATGAGAAGACGCGTTATGCCCAGCAGCGGATGATGGAACTGACGCTTCCTGAACATCCGGCTTCCATTCAAGCGAATGGAACTCTTGAAGAAGTAGAGCGGGTGACAAACGAAAAGCTGCTCGAGGAATATCAAGCAATGATCGATGACAACGAAATTGAGATTTATGCAGTTGGAGATATTCAGTCGGAGACGATTGCAGCGTATATAAAAGAATTTTTCCATTTCAAAGACCGGGAAAAGTCCATTGATGCACCATCAGTAGAGTTGGTGCAGCCGGCTCAATCACGGGTTGTTGAATATGAAGATATGAAACAAGGAAAGCTTCATATGGCTTTCTTTACCCCGATTACATTCTATGATGAGAAGTTTCCAGTTATGCAGTTGATGAACGGGATTCTCGGCGGTTATGCGCATTCCAAACTGTTCGTCAATATACGCGAAAAAGAGAGCATGGCTTATTATGTATCCAGCTCGTACGCTTCCCAGTTTGGCTTGATGTTCGTACTTGCAGGCATTGATTCCAAATTGGAAGAAAAGGCAGTTAAACTTGTTCTTGAGCAATTGGAAGAAGTGAAAAAAGGCAATATTTCCGATACGGAACTGGAACAGACAAAAGCATTGCTGATCAATCAATTGAGAGAAGCACTGGATTCAGCAAGGGGCCAGATTGATATCTATGACCAGTACATGGAATTGACGGATTCATTTGAACCGGATTATTTAATCAGCAAATGGAAGAGCATCACCAAAGAGGATATTGCACAGGCTGCACAGCAATTATCATTGGAAATGACTTACTTCCTATCAGGCAAGGAGGATGATTCAGTTGAATAA
- a CDS encoding DUF3388 domain-containing protein, with protein sequence MIEWYFEYEIQVNRPGLLGDIASLLGMLRVNIVTINGVDQGRRGMLLRAEHYVQLERFEQIVSTIETIAVKKFREPKLRDILAVRHGRYIQRDADDRKTFRFVRDELGLLVDFMAEIFKQEGHKLVGIRGMPRVGKTESVVAASVSANRKWIFLSSTMIKQTVRNSLMGDEHNSNNIFILDGIVTRRSADERHQQLVREMMRMPTIKVVEHPDLFVQQSEYNIEDFDYIIELRHHPDEKITYEVLEKNNFMDDRNQADMFGGFNF encoded by the coding sequence ATGATCGAATGGTATTTTGAATACGAAATTCAAGTGAATCGTCCGGGTTTATTAGGGGATATAGCTTCACTTCTTGGGATGTTGCGAGTTAATATTGTGACGATTAATGGGGTTGACCAAGGCAGGCGAGGAATGCTCTTACGTGCTGAACATTATGTTCAGCTGGAACGTTTTGAACAAATCGTTTCAACTATTGAAACGATTGCAGTGAAGAAGTTCCGCGAACCCAAATTGCGTGATATTTTAGCTGTCCGGCACGGACGGTATATCCAGCGCGATGCAGATGACCGCAAGACATTTCGTTTCGTCCGCGATGAACTTGGCTTGCTGGTTGATTTCATGGCTGAAATTTTCAAGCAAGAAGGCCATAAATTGGTGGGAATCCGGGGGATGCCAAGGGTTGGCAAGACAGAATCGGTTGTCGCTGCCAGTGTTAGCGCCAATAGAAAGTGGATTTTCCTTTCTTCCACGATGATCAAACAAACAGTGCGGAACAGTCTGATGGGCGATGAGCACAATTCCAATAATATTTTTATATTGGATGGCATTGTAACACGCCGTTCCGCAGATGAGCGCCATCAGCAACTGGTACGGGAAATGATGCGCATGCCTACTATTAAAGTGGTGGAACATCCCGATTTGTTTGTCCAGCAGTCTGAGTACAACATCGAAGATTTCGATTATATTATCGAATTGCGCCATCATCCAGACGAGAAGATTACATATGAAGTTTTAGAGAAAAACAACTTCATGGACGACCGGAACCAAGCGGATATGTTCGGCGGTTTTAACTTTTAA
- a CDS encoding ABC transporter permease — MSFLEVLYFIVPSAIFYAAPLILTAIGGVFSERSGVINIGLEGLMVIGAFVGILFNLFYADTFGNATPWLALVAAMIAALLLSLVHAVASISFRADQTVSGVAINLLAIALAIYLVKKIFGKGQTDFITERFGRYDIPVLSDIPVIGPMFFSSVYNTSILAIAIAILAWFVIYKTPFGLRLRSVGEHPMAADTMGINVARMRYVAVMISGALAGIGGAIYAQTISGDFGHATINGQGFMALAAMIFGKWHPLGAMGAALFFGFAQSLSIVGPSIPYIQDIPNVFLLILPYVLTILALAGFIGRANAPKANGIPYIKGQR, encoded by the coding sequence ATGAGTTTCTTGGAAGTTTTGTATTTCATCGTTCCTTCAGCGATATTTTATGCAGCCCCGCTTATCCTAACAGCAATCGGTGGCGTGTTTTCCGAAAGATCGGGTGTAATCAATATCGGCCTCGAAGGGTTGATGGTTATCGGTGCATTTGTGGGGATTTTGTTTAACTTGTTTTATGCAGATACGTTCGGCAATGCGACTCCGTGGCTTGCATTGGTAGCAGCTATGATTGCTGCATTATTGTTGTCGCTGGTCCATGCGGTCGCTTCTATTTCTTTCCGTGCGGATCAAACTGTCTCTGGGGTAGCCATAAACTTATTGGCGATTGCTTTAGCTATATACTTGGTTAAAAAAATATTTGGCAAAGGCCAGACCGATTTTATTACAGAACGTTTTGGGCGCTATGATATTCCGGTATTGTCGGATATTCCGGTCATCGGGCCAATGTTCTTCAGTTCGGTTTACAATACGTCCATCCTGGCAATTGCCATAGCAATTCTTGCTTGGTTTGTCATTTATAAGACGCCATTCGGCTTACGTTTGCGTTCTGTTGGAGAACACCCGATGGCTGCAGACACAATGGGCATCAATGTTGCGAGAATGCGTTATGTCGCAGTTATGATATCCGGTGCTTTAGCCGGTATTGGCGGAGCCATTTATGCACAGACGATTTCTGGAGACTTTGGACATGCGACGATCAATGGACAAGGATTTATGGCTCTTGCAGCCATGATCTTTGGGAAATGGCATCCGCTGGGCGCCATGGGGGCAGCTTTGTTCTTCGGCTTCGCCCAATCATTGAGTATTGTTGGACCATCCATCCCTTATATCCAAGACATTCCGAATGTTTTCCTGCTGATTCTTCCATACGTACTGACAATCCTGGCTTTAGCAGGCTTCATTGGCCGTGCCAATGCGCCTAAAGCGAACGGAATTCCGTACATCAAAGGACAGCGATAA